A genomic stretch from Erigeron canadensis isolate Cc75 chromosome 9, C_canadensis_v1, whole genome shotgun sequence includes:
- the LOC122581815 gene encoding uncharacterized protein LOC122581815 isoform X2, with amino-acid sequence MKVGLRSYRTRLNLLWMSFWVPPSGVDSLIQVLGPEHPGRTRAVGSLVGLKKGLQGVGKKKRVKSNNEHSVEISSKSSVPDHKIDEPQCCQVSNVNVGSPEIKKSSSGPPQLDNMDPSQMSRCAMGIVFPIGSGLIHKRPLEDGHMRVYVDIVYSKYDALPLPVEDEVHGLRVLEDARHAYIQWPSKSIVLVENCQEDDHVTPDLSAHAIPSTQPLGMSTNANKRSSIIPQQWRPYAGIIKYKSRGVVEFFKCLISRWEAREGPIHIVAESGIFENQTYEFNIDLNDLVRLITERWIDVSIIAWFEIWLHSMVKSRPSKNQCAFMNAYSIQGKSCDLDEREVTDYIFRALNDNRDKKNFVAPYWQSEH; translated from the exons ATGAAAGTGGGTCTAAGGTCTTACCGGACAAGATTAAACCTATTGTGGATGAGCTT cTGGGTTCCCCCATCTGGAGTGGACTCACTCATACAAGTATTGGGACCAGAGCACCCAGGTCGAACAAGGGCTGTAGGATCACTCGTTGGCTTGAAAAAGGGACTGCAAGGTGTTGGTAAGAAAAAAAGGGTTAAGAGTAACAACGAACATTCAGTAGAGATATCAAGTAAAAGTTCTGTCCCCGATCACAAGATTGATGAACCACAATGTTGTCAAGTGTCCAATGTAAATGTTGGGAGCCCggagataaaaaaaagtagttctGGTCCACCTCAATTGGATAATATGGATCCGTCACAG ATGTCGAGATGTGCTATGGGGATTGTATTTCCAATTGGGTCCGGGTTAATACATAAACGTCCACTTGAAGACGGTCACATGAGGGTCTATGTAGACATAGTTTACTCTAAGTATGATGCTTTACCTCTTCCTGTGGAAGATGAAGTTCATGGCTTGCGTGTATTAGAAGATGCACGACATGCTTATATACAATGGCCAAGTAAATCAATTGTCCTGGTTGAG AACTGCCAAGAAGACGACCATGTGACTCCAGATCTGTCGGCACATGCAATCCCGTCTACTCAGCCTTTGGGAATGTCAACAAATGCTAATAAGCGGAGTTCAATAATTCCACAGCAATGGAGACCTTATGCAGGTATAATAAAGTACAAATCACGTGGCGTAGTAGAGTTCTTTAAGTGTTTGATTTCCCGATGGGAGGCTCGCGAAGGTCCGATTCATATTGTTGCTGAGTCTGGGATATTTGAGAATCAGACTTATGAGTTTAACATTGATCTCAACGATTTGGTACGCTTGATCACGGAGAGGTGGATTGATGTCTCCATTATAGCCTGGTTCGAAAT ATGGCTACATTCAATGGTGAAATCACGTCCTAGTAAAAATCAGTGTGCATTCATGAACGCGTATAGCATCCAAGGGAAATCATGCGATCTGGATGAGAGGGAAGTAACTGATTACATTTTTCGAGCCTTAAATGATAACCgtgacaaaaaaaatttcgtTGCACCTTATTGGCAAAG TGAGCATTAG
- the LOC122581815 gene encoding uncharacterized protein LOC122581815 isoform X1 — MKVGLRSYRTRLNLLWMSFWVPPSGVDSLIQVLGPEHPGRTRAVGSLVGLKKGLQGVGKKKRVKSNNEHSVEISSKSSVPDHKIDEPQCCQVSNVNVGSPEIKKSSSGPPQLDNMDPSQKHTCYLLVPYGKMSRCAMGIVFPIGSGLIHKRPLEDGHMRVYVDIVYSKYDALPLPVEDEVHGLRVLEDARHAYIQWPSKSIVLVENCQEDDHVTPDLSAHAIPSTQPLGMSTNANKRSSIIPQQWRPYAGIIKYKSRGVVEFFKCLISRWEAREGPIHIVAESGIFENQTYEFNIDLNDLVRLITERWIDVSIIAWFEIWLHSMVKSRPSKNQCAFMNAYSIQGKSCDLDEREVTDYIFRALNDNRDKKNFVAPYWQSEH, encoded by the exons ATGAAAGTGGGTCTAAGGTCTTACCGGACAAGATTAAACCTATTGTGGATGAGCTT cTGGGTTCCCCCATCTGGAGTGGACTCACTCATACAAGTATTGGGACCAGAGCACCCAGGTCGAACAAGGGCTGTAGGATCACTCGTTGGCTTGAAAAAGGGACTGCAAGGTGTTGGTAAGAAAAAAAGGGTTAAGAGTAACAACGAACATTCAGTAGAGATATCAAGTAAAAGTTCTGTCCCCGATCACAAGATTGATGAACCACAATGTTGTCAAGTGTCCAATGTAAATGTTGGGAGCCCggagataaaaaaaagtagttctGGTCCACCTCAATTGGATAATATGGATCCGTCACAG AAACACACATGTTACTTACTAGTACCTTATGGGAAGATGTCGAGATGTGCTATGGGGATTGTATTTCCAATTGGGTCCGGGTTAATACATAAACGTCCACTTGAAGACGGTCACATGAGGGTCTATGTAGACATAGTTTACTCTAAGTATGATGCTTTACCTCTTCCTGTGGAAGATGAAGTTCATGGCTTGCGTGTATTAGAAGATGCACGACATGCTTATATACAATGGCCAAGTAAATCAATTGTCCTGGTTGAG AACTGCCAAGAAGACGACCATGTGACTCCAGATCTGTCGGCACATGCAATCCCGTCTACTCAGCCTTTGGGAATGTCAACAAATGCTAATAAGCGGAGTTCAATAATTCCACAGCAATGGAGACCTTATGCAGGTATAATAAAGTACAAATCACGTGGCGTAGTAGAGTTCTTTAAGTGTTTGATTTCCCGATGGGAGGCTCGCGAAGGTCCGATTCATATTGTTGCTGAGTCTGGGATATTTGAGAATCAGACTTATGAGTTTAACATTGATCTCAACGATTTGGTACGCTTGATCACGGAGAGGTGGATTGATGTCTCCATTATAGCCTGGTTCGAAAT ATGGCTACATTCAATGGTGAAATCACGTCCTAGTAAAAATCAGTGTGCATTCATGAACGCGTATAGCATCCAAGGGAAATCATGCGATCTGGATGAGAGGGAAGTAACTGATTACATTTTTCGAGCCTTAAATGATAACCgtgacaaaaaaaatttcgtTGCACCTTATTGGCAAAG TGAGCATTAG